The genomic window TTCCGCCTCGGCTTCCGGACCAAAGAGGCCGAGGCTTTTCAGAATTTCCACAGCGAAACTCACCGGCGCGCTGCCGGCGGCCGTGATGATGCCGCCATCGCTGACCGCTTTCGGCTGGTCGCGATAAAGCGCTTCACCGCGATAGGCCGGATAGGCCTTGTGTGATGCCAGTGCATTGCCGGTGTGGGCGACATCGTTCAGAACACCCTTGCCAGCCAGCGCGCTTGCCGCTGCGCAGATGCCGGCGACCAGCCGGTCCCTGTCGCGAAACCGCTTGACCAGCCTGCCAAGATCGGCAGCCGTTCCCTTTTCCCAGCTGAGACCGCCGGGAATGACGAGCGCATCGATGTCAACAGGATCGAGCGCGTCATAGGATGTGTCCGGCGTCACCTTCAGCCCACCCATCGAGGTTACCGGCCTGCCATCAGGCGTGGCGTGAATGATCTCGACGCCGAGATAGCTGCGCGCTGCCGCAGCAAGCAGCGCCGGTTCCCAGTCCGCAAAATCCTGCGCCAGCGCAATGGCGATCCGTGTCATGGCCGTCTCCGTCGGTTTTAATCAGGCGATGGACTGCATGTAACGCATGCCGGTGACCGGCCGTGGCGCGAAATCCATGTTTTCGTAGAAACGATGCGCCGCCACATTGCCTGTTGTGGCACTGACGGAAAGATAGTCGCAGCCGAGACGCTTAGCGATATCGCGGGCACGGGACACCAGATGCTGGCCGGTGCCATGACCGCGATGGCCGTCACGCACGAAGAGATGGTGCAGTTCCAGTCCACGCCGGCCTTCCTGCGCCCTGTAGAGCGGCAGAAGCAGGGCGTAACCGATCAGCGCGCCATCGGCCTCGGCCACGAGCCCATGCACCCAGGGAAGCGGGCCGAACAGGTCGCGTTCCAGTTTCGCGGGCGTGATCGCCGCCGCATCGCCGTGGTAGGAGGCAAGCAGCGTGATCATCTCGTTGAGCTCGGGCAGATCGGTCTTGCGCGCGCCGCGAATGATGACGACGGGCGGTCTTTCGAGTGTAAGGGAGCTATCTTCGGTCATTTTTTCGGTCCTTTGGTCTTATCGGTGCCGTCAGGACGTTTGAAAACAACAAAGCCGCCTGACGGCGGCTTGTTGACAATATGATCTGTCGAGCCGCCCTTAAAGGAAGGCCCAAAAGTACGAGCAGGAGATGGGTGCGCGTTCGTTGATCATGGGAAATGCAATGCGCCCGAATCCGTAATCTGTCAAGCGGGTCAATTCGCAAATCGCGCGATTGCCGATACGATCGCGTCTTCCATTCCCGCATCACCGGTAGAATGGCCCGCGCCGTCGATGGCGATTAGCTGGCTCCCCGGCCATGCGGCTGCGAGTTCGTAAGCAGTGACGGGCGGTCCCTGCAAATCGCGCATGCCCTGAATGAGTATGCCGGGTATACCAGACAAAATGCCAGCGTCGCGAAGAAGTGCGCCTTCGTCAAGCCATGCAGCGTGGTGAAAATAATGGGCGCAAAGGCGGGCGCGCGTAAGAATATAGTCGCCGTCGCGCCATTTTTCCGAGAAGGCCGAGGTGCTATCAGCGGTAATCGAACCCGCCTCCCACAAATGCCATTCGAAAGCGGCCATCGCTCGGACGGCTGGGTCAGCGTCGTTCAGGAGCCGGTGATAAGCGCCGACCGGATCCCTCTTCGACATGTGACCCGGAATTGCCGCAACGAAACGCTGCCACTGTTGCGGCAGGAACATCGCCAGCCCCTTGTACAGCCAGTCGATTTCCTTCTGTCGCGTGGTGGTAATGCCTGCCAGCACCATTGCGCGCACGCGTTCCGGATGCCGCTGGGCATAGGCCAGTGCGAGCGTGGCGCCCCAGGAACTGCCGTAAACCAGCCAGTTATCTACCATGAAGGTGGAACGAATGGCCTCCATGTCATCGATCAGATGATGCGTGGTGTTATGCTCGAGGTTTTCGGCGGCGTTCGGCGTGCTTCTGCCGCAGCCGCGTTGGTCGAACTGGATAATGCGGTAAACGGCAGGATCGAAGTAGCGCCGCGCCGTCACCGAAAGCCCAGAGCCAGGGCCGCCGTGCAGTAGGACTGCCGGCCGTCCCGCTGGATTGCCGGCAATCGTCACATGCAGCCTGTGGCCTTCGGAAACCTCAAGGAAAATAGTCTCGAACGGGGTGATCTCGGGAAATATCTCGGCCATCCGGCATCTCATTTTCAAGCGGGTGGGAGGCGCATACAGCGCGTGGGTGACAGCTGAATGTCAGTCCCGTTTTCGCTGCTTGCTCAATGCTCGCCCTCACACATACCGTGGTTGGAAAGCGCGCGGATGACGTAGCAATCCTCGATCGAATGGCCGTGGCAATGGGAGACGATGCGTTCCAGCTCGTGTTCCAGCTTCTTCAGGCTGGTAATCTTTTCGCGCACATGGTCAAGGTGCTCGGCGGCGATGCGGTCGGCACCTTCGCAGGGCATCTGCCGGTGCTGGCTGAGCGCGAGCAGCTCGCGGATGGCCTCGATATTCAGGCCGAGATCACGCGCATGGCGGATGAAGGCCAGCCTTTCGAGGTCGGATTTTTCGTAACGGCGCTGGTTGCCATCGGAACGATCCGCCTCGCGGATGAGGCCCATCTGCTCGTAATAACGGATCGTCGGCACTTTCACGCCGGTGCGTTTCGACAGTTCACCGATGGACAGCATGGCTTTCTCCATATCTCCAGTCTCTAGAGATATGGCTTTTCCACCCGCTGTTCAATGGGTTTCAGGCAGCTTCGTCCACGCCGAGTGCCTGGGCGAGCGCCTTCAGAACTTCCGCCTCGATGCCGGATGCGGCCTCAGGCTGCACGGAAGCGGCCATATCGAGGGTCGGCTTGGTCGTGGCAGAGGCGCCGCTATCGAGATTCCACAGCGCGGCGGCGAGGCCGGCGGAAGCACCGGCGGCAACGCCGGTGACGGGGGAAACTGCCGTGGCAATGTCTTCCGCGCTCGAAATGGCGCGGTGCGCCGCGCGGGTCAGTTCCAGCAGGGCCTGGGTGGTCGAATGGGCTTCCTTGCTTTTTGTCGGCTCAAGGGTCCGGACCGGAGAGGCGTAAGAAATGCTGGTGGTTGCTGCGATAGTCGTCATGACTGATTCCCCCAAGTTTTGATGGGCCAAATTTAAGGGCCGAAACATTCGCGAGGATTGCGTCAAGCGGGACTTGATAGGAAAATCGCCGTCATATAGTATACCCCCCTATAGTATATGAGGTGCTCATGTCTCACACGATCCGCAACAAGGACAAGCTGCTTGCCCGCATCCGCCGCCTGAAGGGGCAGATGGAGGCGGTGGAGCGCGCATTGGACGATGCCAAGCCCTGCGGTGAGGTGCTGCAATTGCTCGCCTCCGTGCGCGGAGCGCTGTCAGGCCTGACGGGGGAGGTGATGCAGGAGCACCTGCACGAACATGTGGTTCATGCCGAAAATGAAGACGAGCGGGCGCGGGCGGCGGAAGATCTGGCCCAGGTGCTGAAGACCTACATCCGGTAAATTAGCGTAGGCCGGGTAGAGTAGAGAGAGGATTGAGCGACATGACGACGACTTCCGAACCTTTCGCCGTGGCGGAGCACCATCATATCTATCTCGGCCAGAATCATGAGCGCAATGAAAGGCGCGTCTGGATGGTCATTGCATTGACCACCGTCATGATGGTGGCGGAGATCGTCGCCGGCCACTGGTTCGGCTCCATGGCGCTGACAGCGGATGGCTGGCACATGTCCACCCATGCGGGCGCGATGCTGATTTCGGCGCTCGCTTATCTCTATGCAAGGCGCGAGGCACGCAATCCGCGCTTCAGCTTCGGCACCGGCAAGTTCGGTGATCTCGCCGGTTTTGCCAGCGCCGTCGTGCTTGCCGTGGTGGCGTTGCTCATCGCCGTCGAAAGCGGCCTGCGCCTCATCAGCCCCGTCGAAATCGATTTCAACCAGGCGATTCTCGTCGCCGTCATCGGCCTTGCGGTCAATCTTGTCAGCGCTGTTCTGCTGAAGGATGACCACCACCACGATCATGGCCACGGCCATGGTCGCGCGCACGGTTCGCATGCCCATCATGGCCATGGCAGCCATGCCCACCACGATCACGGTTCGCATGCGGCGCACGGCGCAAAGGGCGGGCGGGACAATAATCTGCGCGCCGCCTATCTGCATGTGCTGGCGGATGCGCTGACCTCGGTCCTTGCCATCGTCGCGCTGCTGCTCGGCAAGTGGAACGGCTGGAACTTTCTCGACCCGTTGATGGGCATTGTCGGCGGTCTGGTTATCGCCCGCTGGTCATGGGGGCTCATTCGCTCCACCGCAACGACCTTGGTCGATGCGGTGCCGCTGACGGATGATCTGCCGCAGGAAATCCGTGAAAGCGTGGAAACGGAAGAGGATCGCATCACCGACCTGCATGTCTGGCAGGTGGGCCCCGGCCATCATGCGGCCATCGTGGCGATCCATTCGCAAGCGCCGAAAGCGCCGGCATTTTATAAGCAGAAACTTGCCGCGATACATGAACTCTCGCATGTGACGGTGGAAGTCAGCCCGGCAAGTGCATGATGGGAATCGCCTATTCGGTATATTCCGAATAGGCTGTGCGCACCCATTCCGCCTGCGCTTCCGCCGTATCTTCGGCGGAGGCGGCCGGTGCGTCCTGATAGGCGGGCGCACTGCCATTGCCAACGGCCCACAGAACATTGGCCAGCGACTGGGAAAGAATGGTGCTGGAAACGGTCGGGTTGCCGGGGCCGCGTTTTACGGCCTGCTCTTCCGGCGCAGTTTGGGCGCTGCCAGCTTTTTCAATGTCGCGGATGCGACCCTGGTAGTTATATCCGCCAATATTGCTTTCGATCTGCATGTCGGTGATTCCGCGTTCAAAAGTTAACGAATAGTTAACGGCGGCGACTTGCGTGAGCCTTGCGTCTGCTGCGCTGCAATGAGGGTCGAGGCTTGACAGCCGGCGAAGTAGTGCTTCGTTTTTGCAGGGGGAGCATGCAGAAGTGCAGGGTGTTTATTCTTGCAGCGTCAGGCCGCTGATACCAGAGGCACCCCATTTCTCGTCATTCCGGCCTTGTGCCGGAATCCAGTCGACGCGCGTCCGCGCGGCGAGAAGAGTCTTTCTTCATCCCGGGGACCGGGGCTGGCTGGATACCGGCTCAAGGCCGGTATGACGAAAACACTAGACGTCGTGAACGCGGTAACCCGATCGGTTCCGGCTCCAGCTCACGCCGTTTCCTTTTCGACCGGCGCCATGGCGCCCCGCACCGTCTCCGGCTTCTCCTCCACCTCAGCCGCCACCACCGCCTCCTGCGGCGCGGGCGTCACCATGGCCGCCACCAGCGTGTCTAGACCGATGCTGCCGACAGGTTTGCCGTCCTCATCCACCACATGGGCCTGGGTTTCATTCGCCTCCGACATATCGCGGGCAATGGTTTCCAGCGTGGCGTTCTCAGGCACGGACATGCCTTCGGGCTTGCTGTCCAGCGGTTCCATGACCGTGGTCGCCTGCAACACGCGGCTGCGATTGACGTCGCGCACGAAGTCGGTGACGTAACCATCCGCAGGGGAAAGGATGATGCTCTGGCCGTCGCCCTGCTGCACCACTTCGCCGTCTTTGAGGATGGCAATATGGTCGCCGAGCCGCAAAGCCTCATCCAGATCGTGGGTGATGAACACCACGGTCTTTTTAAGTTCCTGCTGCAGATCGAGCAGCATGGTCTGCATATCGACGCGGATCAGCGGATCGAGCGCCGAATAGGCCTCGTCCATCAGGAGGATATCGGCGTCATTGGCAAGCGCCCGGGCAAGGCCCACACGCTGCTGCATGCCGCCGGAAAGCTGGTTCGGATAATAATCCTCGTAACCGGCAAGGCCGACCCGCTCCAGCCAGTAACGGCCCTTTTCCTCACTCTTGCTGCGCGGGACGCCCTGGATATCGAGCCCGTAGACGCTGTTTTCGAGCACGGTGCGGTGCGGCAAAAGACCGAATTTCTGGAACACCATGGCCGTCCTGTGGCGGCGGAACTGGCGCAGCGCCGAGGCGCTCATGCCGCAGATGTCTTCGCCGTCATAGAGGACTTCACCCGCCGTCGGGTCGATCAGCCGGTTGATGTGGCGGATGAGCGTCGATTTGCCCGAGCCGGAAAGCCCCATGACGACGGTGATCTTGCCGCCCGGCATGGTGATGTTGATATCGTTGAGGCCGAGAACGTGGTTGTGCCTGTCGTTCAGCTCGACCTTGGTCATGCCTGCGCGCACACGTTCGAGATATTTCTCGGGATGTTTGCCGAAGATCTTGTAAAGATTCTTTATTTCGATGCTTTTAGCCATGGGAGACCTCGCGGTATTTCTGCAGGCGCTTGCCGAAAGCCTGGCTCGCCCGATCAAACATGATGGCGATGGCGACCAGAGCGAAACCGTTCAGGAAGCCCACCGTGAAGAACTGGTTGTTGATGGCCTGCAGCACGTTTTTGCCGAGCCCGCCGACACCGACCATGGAGGCGACGACGACCATGGCGAGCGCCATCATGATGGTCTGATTGATGCCGGTCATGATGGTGGGCAACGCCAGCGGCAGCTGCACATTGAACAGCTTCTGGCCGTTGGAGGAGCCGAAGGCATCGGCCGCCTCCAGCACTTCCCGGTCCACCAGGCGAATGCCGAGGCTGGTCAGCCGGATGACGGGCGGAATAGCATAGATCACCACTGCGATCAGGCCCGGCACCTTGCCGATGCCGAAAATCACCACCACGGGGATGAGATAAACGAAGCTTGGCAGGGTCTGCATCACGTCGAGCACGGGATTGATGAGGCGTTGCAGGCGCTCGGAACGACCCATCAGGATGCCGAGCGGCAGGCCGATGACGATGGCGATCAGCGTGGCGATGGCGACGATGGAGAGCGTCGTCATGGCATCGCGCCAGAGGCCGACGGCGCCGATCATGAAGAGGGAGAGGGCGGTGCCGGCGGTGATCCTGAAGCTGCGCCCGGCCAGATGCACGATGGCGAGAATGACCAGCATCGTGATGATCCACGGTGTCTGGATGAACAGCCGTTCCGAGGCGTTGAGGAAGAGTTGCAGCGGATGCACGATAACGTCGATCGCATCGCCGTAATTGCGCACGATGTCGCGAAAACCATCATCGATGGTTTTGCGTGCCACGCGCATGGTGGAGTTGTCGATGGCCGGGAACTTGCAGAGCAGGTCCGGCAGGTAAGTGCAGAGGGGCATTATTGTTGTTTTACCTTTGGGTTGGGGGATGGAGGTGGAGGTCGGAGTGCGCGAGGCACCCCCCTCTGTCCTGCCGGACATCTCCTCCACAAGGGGGGAGATCGACAAGCGGCGAGGTATCGCCAATCACGCACGTCGCGGATTTGTGAGGAGGGGGTGCGCCCAGCCAATCTCCCTCCTTGTGGGGGAGATGCCCGGCAGGGCAGAGGGGGGTAAGCCACGGTTACGAAGCGTAACTTTCCCGCTCCATCAACCAATCACATCGAAGCCTTGATCTTCTCCGCCACCTCGGGCGAAACCCACTTCGTCCAGATATCCTCGTGGTTCTCGAGGAAATACTCAGCGCCGTCCTCGTTGGTGCCCTGGTTGTCATCCATCCAGGCCAGAACCCCGGCAACCGTGGCGTTGTCCCACTGGCGCTTGCGGATATAATCGATGGAAGGACCAGCCTTTTCGGCGAAATCCTTGGTCACGACAGTGAAGACCTCCGCCACCGGATAGGCATTGGGCTTGGGATCGGCGCAATCGGGCTTGGCGATGCAATTATCGTAAGCCGCGCGGTCAAGCGGAACGCCGTCGTCCAGCTTTACCATATCGTATTTGCCGAGAATGGCAGTTGGAGCCCAGTAGTAGCCGAGCCAGCCCTGCTTCTTTTCATAGGCATTGGAAATCGAGCCATCCAAACCGGCCGCGGAGCCGGTATCGATCAGGGAAAAGCCCTTTTCGTCAGCCTTGCGGGCTTTGAACAGGTTGGCGGTGGTTGGCTGGCAGCCCCAGCCCGGCGGGCAGCCGAACACCGCGCCCTTGCTGGCGTCTTCAGGGGCGGGGAATAGGTCGGGATGCTTCAGCGCGTCTTCCACCGTCTTGATGTCAGGGTGTTCGTCGGCAAGATATTTGGGGATCCACCAGCCTTCGACGCCGCCCTCGCTGAGGATTTTGACTTCCTGAATGAGGTTGCCACTTTT from Agrobacterium tumefaciens includes these protein-coding regions:
- a CDS encoding type 1 glutamine amidotransferase family protein — translated: MTRIAIALAQDFADWEPALLAAAARSYLGVEIIHATPDGRPVTSMGGLKVTPDTSYDALDPVDIDALVIPGGLSWEKGTAADLGRLVKRFRDRDRLVAGICAAASALAGKGVLNDVAHTGNALASHKAYPAYRGEALYRDQPKAVSDGGIITAAGSAPVSFAVEILKSLGLFGPEAEAELQVFAAEHR
- a CDS encoding ABC transporter substrate-binding protein codes for the protein MKKLLASTILVTGFIIAAGAANSANAAETCGNITIAEMNWASAGVAAYVDKFIMENGYDCTVNVVSGDTTPTFTSMNEKGQPDMAPEMWVNTLGAPYEDAVKSGNLIQEVKILSEGGVEGWWIPKYLADEHPDIKTVEDALKHPDLFPAPEDASKGAVFGCPPGWGCQPTTANLFKARKADEKGFSLIDTGSAAGLDGSISNAYEKKQGWLGYYWAPTAILGKYDMVKLDDGVPLDRAAYDNCIAKPDCADPKPNAYPVAEVFTVVTKDFAEKAGPSIDYIRKRQWDNATVAGVLAWMDDNQGTNEDGAEYFLENHEDIWTKWVSPEVAEKIKASM
- the dmeR gene encoding Ni(II)/Co(II)-sensing transcriptional repressor DmeR, producing the protein MSHTIRNKDKLLARIRRLKGQMEAVERALDDAKPCGEVLQLLASVRGALSGLTGEVMQEHLHEHVVHAENEDERARAAEDLAQVLKTYIR
- the pip gene encoding prolyl aminopeptidase, producing the protein MAEIFPEITPFETIFLEVSEGHRLHVTIAGNPAGRPAVLLHGGPGSGLSVTARRYFDPAVYRIIQFDQRGCGRSTPNAAENLEHNTTHHLIDDMEAIRSTFMVDNWLVYGSSWGATLALAYAQRHPERVRAMVLAGITTTRQKEIDWLYKGLAMFLPQQWQRFVAAIPGHMSKRDPVGAYHRLLNDADPAVRAMAAFEWHLWEAGSITADSTSAFSEKWRDGDYILTRARLCAHYFHHAAWLDEGALLRDAGILSGIPGILIQGMRDLQGPPVTAYELAAAWPGSQLIAIDGAGHSTGDAGMEDAIVSAIARFAN
- a CDS encoding quaternary amine ABC transporter ATP-binding protein, producing the protein MAKSIEIKNLYKIFGKHPEKYLERVRAGMTKVELNDRHNHVLGLNDINITMPGGKITVVMGLSGSGKSTLIRHINRLIDPTAGEVLYDGEDICGMSASALRQFRRHRTAMVFQKFGLLPHRTVLENSVYGLDIQGVPRSKSEEKGRYWLERVGLAGYEDYYPNQLSGGMQQRVGLARALANDADILLMDEAYSALDPLIRVDMQTMLLDLQQELKKTVVFITHDLDEALRLGDHIAILKDGEVVQQGDGQSIILSPADGYVTDFVRDVNRSRVLQATTVMEPLDSKPEGMSVPENATLETIARDMSEANETQAHVVDEDGKPVGSIGLDTLVAAMVTPAPQEAVVAAEVEEKPETVRGAMAPVEKETA
- a CDS encoding ABC transporter permease; protein product: MPLCTYLPDLLCKFPAIDNSTMRVARKTIDDGFRDIVRNYGDAIDVIVHPLQLFLNASERLFIQTPWIITMLVILAIVHLAGRSFRITAGTALSLFMIGAVGLWRDAMTTLSIVAIATLIAIVIGLPLGILMGRSERLQRLINPVLDVMQTLPSFVYLIPVVVIFGIGKVPGLIAVVIYAIPPVIRLTSLGIRLVDREVLEAADAFGSSNGQKLFNVQLPLALPTIMTGINQTIMMALAMVVVASMVGVGGLGKNVLQAINNQFFTVGFLNGFALVAIAIMFDRASQAFGKRLQKYREVSHG
- a CDS encoding MerR family transcriptional regulator translates to MLSIGELSKRTGVKVPTIRYYEQMGLIREADRSDGNQRRYEKSDLERLAFIRHARDLGLNIEAIRELLALSQHRQMPCEGADRIAAEHLDHVREKITSLKKLEHELERIVSHCHGHSIEDCYVIRALSNHGMCEGEH
- the dmeF gene encoding CDF family Co(II)/Ni(II) efflux transporter DmeF, which codes for MTTTSEPFAVAEHHHIYLGQNHERNERRVWMVIALTTVMMVAEIVAGHWFGSMALTADGWHMSTHAGAMLISALAYLYARREARNPRFSFGTGKFGDLAGFASAVVLAVVALLIAVESGLRLISPVEIDFNQAILVAVIGLAVNLVSAVLLKDDHHHDHGHGHGRAHGSHAHHGHGSHAHHDHGSHAAHGAKGGRDNNLRAAYLHVLADALTSVLAIVALLLGKWNGWNFLDPLMGIVGGLVIARWSWGLIRSTATTLVDAVPLTDDLPQEIRESVETEEDRITDLHVWQVGPGHHAAIVAIHSQAPKAPAFYKQKLAAIHELSHVTVEVSPASA
- a CDS encoding GNAT family N-acetyltransferase; this encodes MTEDSSLTLERPPVVIIRGARKTDLPELNEMITLLASYHGDAAAITPAKLERDLFGPLPWVHGLVAEADGALIGYALLLPLYRAQEGRRGLELHHLFVRDGHRGHGTGQHLVSRARDIAKRLGCDYLSVSATTGNVAAHRFYENMDFAPRPVTGMRYMQSIA